A single window of Priestia filamentosa DNA harbors:
- a CDS encoding amino acid permease, with amino-acid sequence MNSIFRKKTIEALLAQSTQKDLKRTLSVLDLIFLGVGCVIGTGIFVITGVVAATSAGPALTLSFVIAGIACALAAFCYAEFSSSVPVSGSVYTYTYATLGEFFAFLIGWDLMLEYVLAMAAVSTGWSSYFQSFLTGFGLHFPTALGSAPLSGQGGIVNLPAVIIILLITALVSYGVKESVRFNNVMVILKIVVILAFIVTGIGYVKPENWSPFMPFGISGVITSAATVFFAYLGFDAIATASEEVKRPQRDMPVGIIGSLVVCTVLYIAVSAVLTGIVPYTKLNVDAPVSFALSFVGQDKIAGFISVGAVIGMVTVILALIYAQVRLSFVMSRDGLLPKPLSRLNKKRQTPFLNTWITGFIGAGIAGFLDLTTLAHLVNMGTLAAFTLVSIAIIILRKKFPDVKSTFRVPFVPVVPLLSALFCIYLSLSLPGITWISFIIWIAAGAVVYFLYGKKHSNLNVKS; translated from the coding sequence ATGAATAGTATCTTTCGGAAGAAAACGATAGAAGCTCTTTTAGCTCAAAGCACACAAAAAGATTTAAAAAGAACGCTTAGCGTGTTAGATCTTATCTTCCTTGGTGTTGGCTGTGTAATTGGAACAGGCATCTTTGTTATTACAGGTGTTGTTGCAGCAACAAGCGCTGGTCCTGCTCTTACTTTATCGTTTGTTATTGCTGGAATCGCTTGTGCTCTTGCTGCCTTCTGCTACGCGGAGTTTTCTTCTTCCGTTCCTGTCTCAGGTAGCGTGTATACCTATACATATGCTACACTTGGTGAGTTTTTCGCTTTCTTAATTGGATGGGATTTGATGCTTGAGTATGTACTTGCAATGGCGGCTGTTTCTACAGGATGGTCCTCTTATTTTCAATCCTTCCTAACAGGTTTTGGTCTCCATTTTCCAACCGCGCTTGGATCTGCTCCTTTAAGTGGACAAGGTGGAATTGTAAACTTACCTGCTGTAATCATCATTCTTCTAATTACAGCTCTTGTTAGCTACGGAGTAAAGGAAAGCGTTCGATTTAACAACGTAATGGTAATTTTAAAAATCGTTGTCATTTTAGCTTTTATTGTGACTGGAATTGGGTATGTTAAACCTGAAAATTGGTCTCCCTTTATGCCTTTTGGAATTAGCGGTGTCATCACAAGTGCTGCAACCGTCTTTTTTGCTTACCTTGGATTTGATGCAATTGCCACAGCATCTGAAGAAGTAAAGCGCCCACAGCGTGATATGCCAGTTGGAATTATTGGGTCTCTTGTTGTCTGTACAGTGTTATATATTGCTGTATCTGCTGTCTTAACAGGAATTGTTCCATACACAAAGCTTAATGTAGATGCTCCTGTCTCATTTGCTCTTTCCTTTGTTGGACAAGACAAGATTGCCGGTTTTATTTCCGTTGGCGCTGTTATTGGAATGGTTACCGTTATTTTAGCTCTTATTTATGCACAAGTTCGTTTGTCCTTTGTAATGAGTCGGGATGGTCTTCTACCGAAGCCTTTATCGCGTTTAAATAAAAAACGTCAAACGCCATTTTTAAATACGTGGATTACAGGATTTATTGGCGCAGGAATTGCTGGTTTTCTTGATTTAACAACGCTTGCCCACCTCGTTAATATGGGAACTCTTGCTGCATTTACGCTTGTTTCCATTGCTATTATCATTTTGCGCAAGAAATTTCCAGATGTTAAATCTACTTTTCGTGTTCCATTCGTTCCAGTTGTTCCTCTATTAAGCGCCCTATTTTGTATTTATTTATCACTAAGCTTACCAGGAATTACGTGGATTTCATTTATTATTTGGATTGCTGCTGGAGCTGTTGTTTACTTCTTATATGGGAAAAAACATAGCAATTTAAATGTCAAATCATAA
- a CDS encoding class I adenylate-forming enzyme family protein, protein MKTIHSYLVERSIETPNFEGLVDRKHRYTFKQYNEEVNRLAHYMKEKGVQKGDRVALLLENTLFYPVALFASFKVGAIAIPTNSESTTLEMENVIDSAKAKLVLYDEKFATVMAPLIEEKGDVIFKSVMAQDESLEGFQQFLKSYSADEPNVVVNPEDPALFLFTSGTTGKPKICEIIHKTYTSYFESGDVSKWKNTGEGARFLAVHPLFHMSSLISVFGAAFMGMTVVCSMKSEPTQIWETIQDQKINSMMAFPYVYNHMIEEYHKGNYDASSLKQLQTGGTKVPSSLFDKYKEINVPLLSGYGSTEAFVLTRYVPSMGREKADSAGLPVDDIEIKIVDKDTHEPLENGEVGEILIRSPYVFEGYWGNEEATEKAFEDGWFLMGDAGMIDEDGFLYIMGRYKDVIVYGGENIYPDGVEEVLTSIKGVREAAVVGMKDETFGEVPKAFIVKQPGSPLSEEDVLSYCKGRLSDYKIPAVEFVESLPKNPVGKVLKNVLRDRKQYA, encoded by the coding sequence ATGAAGACTATTCATTCTTACTTAGTAGAAAGATCTATTGAAACACCAAACTTTGAAGGTTTAGTGGACCGAAAACACCGTTATACATTTAAACAATACAATGAAGAAGTAAACAGACTCGCTCATTATATGAAAGAAAAAGGGGTTCAAAAAGGAGATAGAGTCGCTCTGCTTCTTGAAAATACCCTATTTTATCCTGTAGCCCTTTTTGCATCATTTAAAGTAGGAGCTATTGCTATTCCAACAAACAGTGAATCAACAACCTTAGAAATGGAAAATGTAATTGATTCTGCCAAAGCTAAACTTGTGCTTTATGATGAGAAATTTGCAACTGTGATGGCTCCTCTTATTGAAGAAAAGGGGGATGTTATTTTTAAATCTGTAATGGCTCAAGATGAAAGCTTAGAAGGATTCCAACAATTTTTAAAAAGCTATTCAGCGGATGAGCCAAATGTTGTGGTGAATCCAGAAGATCCAGCTCTTTTCTTATTTACATCAGGAACAACAGGAAAACCTAAGATTTGTGAAATCATTCATAAAACGTATACAAGCTATTTTGAAAGTGGCGATGTTTCAAAATGGAAAAATACAGGTGAAGGAGCTCGTTTTCTTGCCGTTCATCCACTTTTCCATATGAGCTCTCTTATCAGCGTATTTGGAGCTGCCTTTATGGGAATGACAGTTGTTTGTTCTATGAAGTCTGAGCCAACACAAATTTGGGAAACCATTCAAGACCAAAAAATCAATTCAATGATGGCTTTCCCATATGTTTATAATCATATGATTGAAGAGTACCATAAAGGAAATTATGATGCGTCATCTCTTAAACAGCTTCAAACAGGAGGAACAAAGGTACCATCCTCTTTATTTGATAAATATAAAGAAATCAATGTACCGCTTCTTTCAGGTTACGGAAGTACAGAGGCATTTGTGTTAACAAGATATGTACCAAGTATGGGACGAGAAAAAGCAGATTCTGCTGGTCTTCCGGTCGACGACATTGAGATTAAAATTGTGGATAAGGATACACATGAACCTCTAGAAAATGGAGAGGTTGGAGAAATTCTAATTCGAAGCCCATATGTTTTCGAAGGCTACTGGGGAAATGAAGAAGCAACTGAAAAAGCATTTGAAGACGGCTGGTTCCTAATGGGAGATGCTGGGATGATTGATGAAGATGGCTTCTTATATATTATGGGACGTTATAAAGATGTTATTGTATACGGAGGCGAAAACATCTATCCAGATGGAGTTGAGGAAGTATTAACATCAATTAAAGGAGTTCGAGAAGCAGCCGTTGTTGGGATGAAAGATGAAACCTTTGGTGAAGTGCCAAAAGCTTTTATTGTTAAACAACCAGGTTCGCCGCTTAGCGAA